The region GCAAGCGTGATCGCATCATTAAGACTAAGATCCAGCACGCCGTCATGAACCAGCGCATCGATACGCGGCGTATTGGCCAGGTTCGGCTGCGGAACCAGGGTTGCCCGGTAGGTATCCAAAGGATTGCTGGAATGCGGGATGTCCAGGCGCAGCGTTGGAGTGGGCACGTTTGTGGCTGGCGCCTGGGCCCATGACGGAACTGTAACCAGCAGAACCGCCGCACTAAAAAGCTGTGACAGGGAATTCCTCAAGGCCGAACCTCCTTCACAGCATCGGCAACTTCACCCGCGGTATCGGAGTGGACCCATCCATCACGCAGCTCGATGGTGCGTGTGCCATAAGAAGCGTTCTCCTCGGAGTGGGTCACCTGAACGATCGTGGTCCCCTCATCGTTCAACTGCCGGAACATCTCCATAATCTCCTTTGCCTGTTTCGATTGCAGGTTCCCCGTAGGCTCATCGGCCAGCAGCAGCGATGGCTTGTGAATCATGGCGCGTGCGATTCCGACCAGTTGCTGCTGGCCTCCTGAAAGCTGATGCGGATAGAGGTCTTTTTTGCCGACAATATTGAAGCGATCAAGCGTATCCGCTACCAACCCTTGCCGTTCCGTCCGCGGAATATCTTTATAGGACAGAGGGAGATCGATGTTCTCAGCTACGGTGAGATCGTCCAACAGGTGATAGCTCTGAAAGACGATTCCGATGCGTTTCCTCGCCAGGTCGGCTCGCTGTTTGCGGTTCAGCGTATGAACGGCAGCATCGTCGAAGAAGAACTCTCCCCGCCACTGGTCATCGAGCATCCCAAGTACGTTCAGCAGAGATGATTTGCCGGCGCCCGAAGGTCCCATAATGGTCACGAACTCCCAAGGCTGGATGCTGAGATTCACCCGGCGAAGCACCCATGTCTCCAAGTGCCCCGTCTTGTAGCTGCGTTCAAGATTTCTTAACTCGATCATCTTTATTTCACTCCGCTCTTAAAATCAGGGTTGGCTCCGTTTTGGCAGCTCGCTGAGCCGGTAGATAACTGGCCAGGAATGCCGTCGCCAGCATTCCCGCAGCAGCCATAGCGAAAGCTGCTACCGTGCTCGATAGCAGTACCGATGGCCCTCCACGATCCAGAAAGATAAAACCTGCCAGCAGATTGCCAATCAGCCGTGGCAGTGCAAGGCTCGCCATCGTGCCCAATGCAAGTCCCGTGCCGGTCAGTACAAGGCCGCGGCCAAGAAAGAGCCGCAGCACCTGTTCGCGGCTTGCGCCGACTGCAAGCCTTACGCCAATCTCTCGCAGCCTCTGCGAGACCTGGTAGCTCAACAGGCCGAACAGACCAATTGCCGTCAGCAAGAGAGCAAATCCTGCGAACGATCCTGCCATCCACGAGAAGAAGCGCGGGGCCTTAATGGTGCCGTCGATCACAGCTTGCATCGTCTTGATCCTTGCTACCGGAATCATCGGATCAGCGGTTGCCACAGCTTGCTCCATCATCTTTGCCGCATCTTCATGGGTGCCCAGCTTGACCGCAAAGGTTGTCGGAAACCACCCATTGACAACCTTTGTCAATCCGTCAGTTGCTTGCGTGAAAGGTTCATAGACCATCGGCCGCGGACTTTCAGCCAAAGACTGAGTACGCACGTCTGCAACGACTCCGACTACGGTTCGACGATCTTCCTTCTTGCCGCCTACGTTGACCTGCTCTCCAATGGGCGAGCGTCCCGGCCACCATCGTTGCGCCGCAGCGGCACTTATCAGCACTACAGGCGCGGAGTTCGCATTATCGCTCTCCCTCAAATCGCGTCCCATGACGACGGGGATTCCCATCGTGTGGAAGTATTTCGGCGTTACGAGCCGCAGCTCGCCGATCCTGTTCATATCGGGTTTTCCTGCCGGGCCAAGGCCTGTATTCAGACCACGATCAAGCGGCAGACCGTTAATAGCGGCTACGCCCTTTACTCCGGGATATCTGCTCAGCTGCGCTGTCACCTCCTCGACAAACTGTGCCGTCGTGAGTGTCTTCGCGTATTTGTCGCCCTTTAGAGTCACTTGTGCAATGGCGAGCTGCTGTGGCTTCAGCCCTGTATCAACCGAGCGAAGTTTTAAAAAGCTTCCAAGTAACAGAGATGATGCAGCCAGCAACACTGTCGCCATAGCAATCTGCATGACGATAAGAGTGCTTTCCAGGCGCGCTCCGCTTCTGGAGACACCGGTCTGCCTACTCCGCAGAGACTCCGCCGATCCTTCTTTCAGTATTCGTGCCGCCGGTACAAGCCCGAGCAAAGCGGTCATGCCAGCTAGTCCCAGACTTATCGTAAGGATTATTCCTGTATTGCTCTTGCCCATTACGGGCATCGTCAGCGGAGATGCCGCTAGCAGAGCTGGTGTCATCGCACGCGTCAGCAGCATTCCCAGTCCAGCGCCGCCCACCGCAATCAAGGAGCTTTCGCAAAGCAGGAGTCGAAGTAGCCGGCCGCGCGTCGCTCCCAGCGAACTCCGTACCGCAAGTTCTCGCGCCCGGTGGAGACCACGCGCCGTCATCAATCCAGCAAGGTTCAGGCATGCGATCAGCAATACCGCGATGACCGCGCCCGTGAGTGCGAGCAGGCTCGGCCGCACCCCGCTTACTTCGACATCCCGCAGCGGCCATGCTCGCAGTTCGTGAAGCAGTTTGTGTGAGGTCCACCCGCGATATCCAGGGAATTGCTGATAGAACGGCTCTTTCAGAGCATCCAGCTCCTGTTGGGCTGCCTGCAGGCCTACTCCCCGTTTTAATCGGGCCACCATGGAGTAGTTATCACCTGCGTAACCAGGATCATTCGGGCTCAGCTGCAGCGGAAGCCACATATCCACGCCTGTGCTTGTACCTCGTCCACTCTCATCTTGATTCTTCAGAGAAGGCGGCATGACGCCAGTCACTGTATAGCTGTCGCCGTTGATGTGCACAACTCTTCCTACAACAGCAGGATTTCCAGCAAAGGCACTCTGCCACAGGTTATGGCTCAATAACACTGAACGTGGACCTCCATGATGATCCTCGTCGGCAGTGAAGCCTCTCCCCAACTCCGGTTCCAGCCCCAGCGTGGGGAAATACTGGTGGTCGATACGTTTGCTCGTCACCTGCACCGCATGGCCGCCGTTGCCGCTATCTACCCAGAGATTTGCGCCACCGATGCTGTCCTCAGCCAGGCCCATGGAAGCGAAGCTATGACTATGTTCTTTTAAAAAATCTGCGGAGCTTCCCGCTTGTTCGTTATTTGGGCTTTCCTGCGGAAAGGTAAATGCGACGCCGGCGAGCCGATCAGGATCCGGATAGGGAAGGGGAGCCAGCAGCGTGCGTTGCGCGATACCCGCAATCGTGACTGTTGCACCAATAGCGAGTCCCAGCGTCAGAACCGCAGTCGCCGCGAAGCCCGGCGACCGGCGCAGTTGGCGTAAAGCAAAACGAAGGTCCTGTCCCATCGAGATGAATGGTGAACTGTTCATGGACGTGTTCCTTATCTGTAACGCTATTTACTCGGTTCGCAGCGCCTTCACCGGATCTGTCGATGCTGCCCGCTGAGCTGGAATCAGTCCGGCAGCGCAGGCTGCAGCGGCGAGTACAGCCACGGCAACAATCATGACAGTCGCATCGTGACCGCCTACCCCATAGAGCTGCGACTGCACAAACCGGGCGCACATCCAGGCGATCGGAATCCCAACGGCAAGTCCAATGCATGCCTGCAGCATTGCTTCGCGCATCACCATTCCCACTACGCTGCTGCGGTTCGCCCCCAGCGCCATGCGTACCCCAATCTCCGGCGTGCGCCGCGCGACGGAATACGCCGTGACTCCATACAGCCCTACCGAAGCCAGGATCAGCGCCAGCAGGCCGAACAGCAGCGTTAGCCGTGCAATCAGTCGTTCCTGGTTGAATTGGCCGTGAATCTGGCCCGCAAAGGTGTTGAAGTTCGTCAGCGTAAGGTTGGGATTGATGTTCGCCAGGGTGCGGCGAACCTGCGACTCCAGGCCTTCGACCGAACCTTTGGTCTGCAGCATGATGGCGCCGGCATACAGCGAACGAGTGTCGCCATCAGGGTCGGTGTGCGCCAGCTGCAGCAGCGGTCGGAAGTACATGGCCCGTGTCGGTCGCTTCAGGTCGTTGTACTTGATGTCCGATACGACTCCGACAATCTCCCAATCGCCCGCGCTCTTCATCCCCGAGATACCAAAGTGCGCGCCGAGGGGATTTTCTCCCTTGGGGAAGAACTTCTTCACAAAGGCCTCGTTCACTATGACCACAGGGGTCGAGGTGGCCGTGTCCTGCGGGGTGATGCCGCGACCGCGAATCACGCGATGGCCTACGATGTCGAAGTACTCCGGTCCTACGCGCAGCCATGAGGCGCCGACATTGGAGTTTGCGCCCGGCTCCGGCCGTCCCTGCAGAACCACACCCTCGCCCCAGTTGTTGCCTTCCAAAGGTGTGTACAGCGAAAGCGAAACGTGCTCGACGCCCGGCAACGCATGCAGGTCCTGTGTGATCTTGTCGTAGAGTCCCTGTAATTGCTCCGGCTTGTAACCGGCGTTTTCAGGGCTGAAGTGTGCCACCAGGCGATTGGTCGTCACGACACCGAAATCCTGATTCTCCAGCTTGCTCAGGCTTTTCGCCATCAATCCCGCACCCACCAGCAGTACCAGCGACAGGGCGGCCTGCAGAATCACCAGCGACCGTTGCACCCACCCGGAGCGGTCATTCGTCGTTCGATTCGATCCCCGCAGAGCATCTGCCGGCTGCGAGTGGGAAGTGACCCACGCCGGAGCCACACCGAAGATCAGTCCCGTCAGCAGCGACAGCCCTAAGGCGAATCCCAGCACGGGTAGCGATGGACTGGCTTCGATGGGAAGGTTGTGGGCGTGCGGAAACGCCATGGCCAGCAGGATGCGGGTCCCAGCATAGGCCACGAGGATCCCTGCAAGCCCCCCGAGACAGGACAGCACGATACTCTCGGTCAGCATCTGACGAATCAGCCGCGCTCGCTGCGCCCCCAGCGCCATGCGAATCGAAGTCTCCGCCTTGCGAGCCATGCCGCGCACCAGCACAAGATTCGCAATGTTTGCGCAGGCGATCAACAGCACCAGGGCCGAGATCGTGATCAGCATCCGCAACCCTGCGCCTACATCCTGCTGCATGTTTTCGATTCCGGCGCCGCCCGGGCTGAGCTTTACATGAGCATTTGCGAGGTTCTTGGCCTGGTCGGCTTTCTTATAGAGATCAAGGGTCGAAAGATAATTCCGCAGCGAAGCGCTCATCTTCGCCTGCAGCTGTGTGACGTCGGTGCCGGGTTTTATCCTTCCCAGCAGATAGAGCCAGTT is a window of Edaphobacter sp. 12200R-103 DNA encoding:
- a CDS encoding ABC transporter permease codes for the protein MNSSPFISMGQDLRFALRQLRRSPGFAATAVLTLGLAIGATVTIAGIAQRTLLAPLPYPDPDRLAGVAFTFPQESPNNEQAGSSADFLKEHSHSFASMGLAEDSIGGANLWVDSGNGGHAVQVTSKRIDHQYFPTLGLEPELGRGFTADEDHHGGPRSVLLSHNLWQSAFAGNPAVVGRVVHINGDSYTVTGVMPPSLKNQDESGRGTSTGVDMWLPLQLSPNDPGYAGDNYSMVARLKRGVGLQAAQQELDALKEPFYQQFPGYRGWTSHKLLHELRAWPLRDVEVSGVRPSLLALTGAVIAVLLIACLNLAGLMTARGLHRARELAVRSSLGATRGRLLRLLLCESSLIAVGGAGLGMLLTRAMTPALLAASPLTMPVMGKSNTGIILTISLGLAGMTALLGLVPAARILKEGSAESLRSRQTGVSRSGARLESTLIVMQIAMATVLLAASSLLLGSFLKLRSVDTGLKPQQLAIAQVTLKGDKYAKTLTTAQFVEEVTAQLSRYPGVKGVAAINGLPLDRGLNTGLGPAGKPDMNRIGELRLVTPKYFHTMGIPVVMGRDLRESDNANSAPVVLISAAAAQRWWPGRSPIGEQVNVGGKKEDRRTVVGVVADVRTQSLAESPRPMVYEPFTQATDGLTKVVNGWFPTTFAVKLGTHEDAAKMMEQAVATADPMIPVARIKTMQAVIDGTIKAPRFFSWMAGSFAGFALLLTAIGLFGLLSYQVSQRLREIGVRLAVGASREQVLRLFLGRGLVLTGTGLALGTMASLALPRLIGNLLAGFIFLDRGGPSVLLSSTVAAFAMAAAGMLATAFLASYLPAQRAAKTEPTLILRAE
- a CDS encoding ABC transporter ATP-binding protein; translated protein: MIELRNLERSYKTGHLETWVLRRVNLSIQPWEFVTIMGPSGAGKSSLLNVLGMLDDQWRGEFFFDDAAVHTLNRKQRADLARKRIGIVFQSYHLLDDLTVAENIDLPLSYKDIPRTERQGLVADTLDRFNIVGKKDLYPHQLSGGQQQLVGIARAMIHKPSLLLADEPTGNLQSKQAKEIMEMFRQLNDEGTTIVQVTHSEENASYGTRTIELRDGWVHSDTAGEVADAVKEVRP
- a CDS encoding ABC transporter permease — its product is MNRLIQDVRFALRQLRKAPGFTITAVITLALGIGANAAIFTLVHAVLMKNLPVADPSMLVRVGDRGDCCVNGGVPTDNDYSIFASELYEHLRDNTSEFENLAAMQAGYGLGGITARSSRPGDLPKAARGEMVTGNYFQVFGLKPYAGRLIVPSDDKPGAPMGVVMSYQTWQRDYAEDPSIVGSTFVLNTYPVTVLGITPPAFYGDRMTDAPPDFYIPMVLEPQLGPAHPTSLLHNRGANWLYLLGRIKPGTDVTQLQAKMSASLRNYLSTLDLYKKADQAKNLANAHVKLSPGGAGIENMQQDVGAGLRMLITISALVLLIACANIANLVLVRGMARKAETSIRMALGAQRARLIRQMLTESIVLSCLGGLAGILVAYAGTRILLAMAFPHAHNLPIEASPSLPVLGFALGLSLLTGLIFGVAPAWVTSHSQPADALRGSNRTTNDRSGWVQRSLVILQAALSLVLLVGAGLMAKSLSKLENQDFGVVTTNRLVAHFSPENAGYKPEQLQGLYDKITQDLHALPGVEHVSLSLYTPLEGNNWGEGVVLQGRPEPGANSNVGASWLRVGPEYFDIVGHRVIRGRGITPQDTATSTPVVIVNEAFVKKFFPKGENPLGAHFGISGMKSAGDWEIVGVVSDIKYNDLKRPTRAMYFRPLLQLAHTDPDGDTRSLYAGAIMLQTKGSVEGLESQVRRTLANINPNLTLTNFNTFAGQIHGQFNQERLIARLTLLFGLLALILASVGLYGVTAYSVARRTPEIGVRMALGANRSSVVGMVMREAMLQACIGLAVGIPIAWMCARFVQSQLYGVGGHDATVMIVAVAVLAAAACAAGLIPAQRAASTDPVKALRTE